TATCAAGGAGCTTGCAGGCCCTTGCATGGGCGTACTGTATGGAGGCGCAGCCATGTTCAAAGCTCAGGGCATCATCCCACTCGAAGACCATGTGCTTCTCAGGGGAGAGCCTTGCAATATAGTACCTTATAGCCCCGTTACCTATCATCTCGGCTATCTCCCCTGCCTCATCATCAGGAAGATCCCTTCTTTTCTTCACCTCCTCAAGGGCCCTCCGTCGGGCTTCATCCATGAGTTCATCCACGGATATGAAGACACCCCTTCTTGTTGACATTGAACCCTCAGGGAGGGTTATGAATTCATAGAAGATCACCTCAGGTATTTTACCCCCCAGGAGCTTCATTGCGATCTTAACCTGTTCAGCTGCAAGTTTATGGTCTGAACCCAGCACATCAATCAGGGTGTCCCCCTCAAGGGACTTCTTAAGGTGGTATGCGATGTCCCTGGTTGAGTAGAGGGAGGTTCCATCGGACCGTGTAAGCACCAGTTCCTTCTCGATACCAAACTCCTCAAGGTCAAGGTAGAGGACATCGTTCTCTGAAGTATAACCCGTCCTTTTAAGGGATTCTATAACCCTTTCAACGGTTCCGTCCCTTACAAACTGGCCCTCCCATACGAAGCGGTCGTGGTGTACATGGAGCCTTTCCATGGTCTCCTTCATACCGTCAAGGCAGTATTCGACAACATACCTGAATATATCCTCGTTCTCACCGGACTCGTACTTCCTTATAAGTTCATCAACTTCGTCCCTGATTGATGGGTTCTCATTGAGCTTCTGGTTCACCTCAAAGTAGAGCCTGCCGACCCTGTGGTCCTTTTTATCTCCAGGGTAATCATCAAGGTCGCCTTCAAGGTTCTGGAGACCCCAGACTATCATTGCAATCTGCCTGCCCATGTCGTTCACGTAGTACTGGGTTTCGACACTGTACCCTGCCATTCTGAGTATCCTTGCAAGGGAGTCGCCTATTATAGCGTTCCTTATATGGCCAATGTGCAGTGGTCCGTTTGGATTTGCAGAGGTGTGCTCAAGGATGATCCTTTCATCAACTGGGGGGTGCTGTCCGTAGTCATCATCGATGATTTTGAGGAGTTCACCTGAAAGTTTCCGGTAGTCTATGAAGAAGTTTATGTAGGGCCCCTTGGATTCAATGGTCTCGAATATTTCCGGTGCTTCAATCACTGACATTATCTCTGCGGTTATCTCCATGGGCGATTTTTTCAGGGTCCCTGCAAGTTCAAATGAAACCGTGCTTGCAAGGTCCCCCATCTGAGGGTTCGGTGGCTCTTCAAGTTTTATCTCTTCCGGAACCGGTATCTCAAGTTTCTTAAGGGCTTCTGTTATAGCATCTGACGCTCTTTTTTCAATCTCTCTGAACATTTATTCACCTGCCGCTCTCATCTATGCCTAAAGACCCTTCAACCAGATGGTCAGGTATCCCACCTTCGGTATCATGACCGGCTGCGAGTTCACCGTCAGGACCCTGGCCTTCACCTGCGACGGATATACGGGTGCCGGGTCAGGGGAGGGGTTGTTATCACCCTTTGTGACGTAATATTTCTCTCCACCAGCATCCCTTCCAACCTTTATCACCCTGTGTATCACGGGTTCAGGGAACCAAGTGGCATCATAGATTATGATATCCCCAACCTTCAGGGTTTTGGGGTCCAGTTCACTGATCCCGAAGAAATCGGTCTTCTCTATAATGACTATATCCCCCCTGTAGAAGACGGGCTCCATGCTCCCTGAGACCACAACGTTCATGTGCTGTGATGCAGTGATGGCGAGTAGGAGGAGCAGGAGGTATGCGCCTGCTTCAAGGAGTTCCCTTCTATCGGTCATGTTAACACCTATCTCAGAACCGCGCCGGTATCGGCGGAGGTTGCCATTTTCCTGTACCTGGCCAGCCATCCCCTGACGTTCCTTTCAGGTTTCCTGGCCTTCTCAATCCGGGCCCTGATTTCATCATCATCAAGATCGACACTGAGCCTCCTGGACGGGATGTCGATTTTTATCAGGTCACCATCCTTCAGGGCGGCTATGGGGCCGTCTGCCATGGCTTCAGGGGACACGTGGCCGATGCACGGGCCCCTGGTTCCCCCTGAGAACCTTCCATCGGTTATAAGGGCAACCCTTTCAAGTCCCATGCCTGCAATGGCAGAGGTGGGGTTCAGCATCTCCCTCATACCAGGCCCTCCCCTGGGCCCCTCATACCTGATGACGATAACATCCCCCTCGGATACCTTTCCACTGAATATTGCA
The sequence above is drawn from the Methanothermobacter wolfeii genome and encodes:
- the argS gene encoding arginine--tRNA ligase, yielding MFREIEKRASDAITEALKKLEIPVPEEIKLEEPPNPQMGDLASTVSFELAGTLKKSPMEITAEIMSVIEAPEIFETIESKGPYINFFIDYRKLSGELLKIIDDDYGQHPPVDERIILEHTSANPNGPLHIGHIRNAIIGDSLARILRMAGYSVETQYYVNDMGRQIAMIVWGLQNLEGDLDDYPGDKKDHRVGRLYFEVNQKLNENPSIRDEVDELIRKYESGENEDIFRYVVEYCLDGMKETMERLHVHHDRFVWEGQFVRDGTVERVIESLKRTGYTSENDVLYLDLEEFGIEKELVLTRSDGTSLYSTRDIAYHLKKSLEGDTLIDVLGSDHKLAAEQVKIAMKLLGGKIPEVIFYEFITLPEGSMSTRRGVFISVDELMDEARRRALEEVKKRRDLPDDEAGEIAEMIGNGAIRYYIARLSPEKHMVFEWDDALSFEHGCASIQYAHARACKLLDKASFSDDVEVEDNWAPDDDEKELLRLLARFPVVIEDAASARRVHPVAQYAQDLANAFNSFYRSTPVMGSEFEGARLRLVDSVRKTIRNALGLLGIEAPETM
- a CDS encoding signal peptidase I, with amino-acid sequence MTDRRELLEAGAYLLLLLLAITASQHMNVVVSGSMEPVFYRGDIVIIEKTDFFGISELDPKTLKVGDIIIYDATWFPEPVIHRVIKVGRDAGGEKYYVTKGDNNPSPDPAPVYPSQVKARVLTVNSQPVMIPKVGYLTIWLKGL